In Acomys russatus chromosome 26, mAcoRus1.1, whole genome shotgun sequence, a genomic segment contains:
- the Edc4 gene encoding enhancer of mRNA-decapping protein 4 isoform X3: MASCASIDIEDATQHLRDILKLDRPAGGSNSESQRPPSAYNGDLNGLLVPDPLSSGDGNSTNKPGIRTMPPINLQEKQVICLSGDDSSTCIGILAKEVEIVASSDSSISSKARGSNKVKIQPVAKYDWEQKYYYGNLIAVSNSFLAYAIRAANNGSAMVRVISVSTSERTLLKGFTGSVADLAFAHLNSPQLACLDEAGNLFVWRLALVKGKIQEEILVHIRQPEGTALNHFRRIIWCPFIPEESEDCCEESSPTVALLHEDRAEVWDLDMLRSSHSTWPVDVSQIKQGFIVVKGHSTCLSEGALSPDGTVLATASHDGFVKFWQIYIEGQDEPRCLHEWKPHEGRPLSCLLFCDNHKKQDPEVPFWRFLITGADQNRELKMWCTVSWTCLQTIRFSPDIFSSVSVPPSLKVCLDLSAEYLILSDVQRKVLYVMELLQNQDEGRACFSSISEFLLTHPVLSFGIQVVSRCRLRHTEVLPAEEENDSLGAESSHGAGALESAAGVLIKLFCVHTKALQDVQIRFQPQLNPDVVAPLPTHTAHEDFTFGESRPELGSEGLASAAHGSQSDLRRIVELTAPADFLSLSNETKPKLMTPDAFMTPTASLQQISASPSSSSSSSSSSSSSSSSSSSSSLTAVSAVSSSSAMDPSLPRPPEELTLSPKLQLDGSLTMNSSSSLQVSTAASALSLDLQEVEPLGLPQASPSRTRSPDVISSASTALSQDIPEIASEALSRGFGSSVPEGLIEPDSMASAASALHLLSPRPRQGPELGSQLGLDGGPGDGDRHSTPSLLEAALTQEVATPDSQVWPTAPDITRETCSTLTESPRNGLQEKHKSLAFHRPPYHLLQQHDSQDTSAEQSDHDDEVASLASASGGFGSKIPTSRLPAKDWKTKGSPRTSPKLKRKSKKDDGDSAVGSRLTEHQCFWQVTSPPEDWPALIWQQQIELAELWHNQEELLQRLCAQLEGLQSTVTDHVERALETRHEQEQRRLERALAEGQQRGGQLQEQLTQQLSQALSSAVAGRLERSIRDEIKKTVPPCVSRSLEPVAGQLSNSVATKLTAVEGNMKENISKLLKSKNLTDAIARAAADTLQGPMQAAYREAFQSVVLPAFEKSCQAMFQQINDSFRLGTQEYLQQLESHMKSRKAREQEAREPVLAQLRGLVSTLQSATEQMAATVSSSVRAEVQHQLHVAVGSLQESILAQVQRIVKGEVSVALKEQQATVTSSIMQAMRSAAGTPVPSAHLDCQAQQAHILQLLQQGHLNQAFQQALTAADLNLVLYVCETVDPAQVFGQPPCPLSQPVLLSLIQQLASDLGTRSDLKLSYLEEAVMHLDHSDPITRDHMGSVMAQVRQKLFQFLQADPHNSLGKAARRLSLMLHGLVTPSLP, translated from the exons ATGGCCTCCTGCGCGAGCATCGACATTGAGGACGCCACGCAGCATTTGCGGGACATCCTCAAGCTGGACCGGCCGGCCGGAG GCTCCAATTCGGAGAGCCAAAGGCCACCCAGTGCCTACAATGGAGACCTCAATGGGCTTCTTGTCCCGGACCCACTCAGTTCAGGTGATGGTAACTCAACAAACAAGCCTGGCATACGGACTATGCCACCCATTAACCTACAGGAAAAGCAGGTCAT CTGCCTCTCTGGAGATGACAGCTCTACTTGCATTGGGATTTTGGCCAAGGAGGTAGAAATTGTGGCCAGCAGTGACTCCAGCATTTCCAGCAAGGCACGGGGAAGCAACAAG GTGAAAATCCAGCCTGTCGCCAAGTATGACTGGGAGCAGAAATATTACTATGGCAATCTGATTGCAGTGTCTAACTCCTTCTTGGCGTATGCCATAAGGG CTGCCAACAATGGCTCAGCAATGGTTCGTGTGATCAGTGTGAGCACTTCAGAGCGGACCCTGCTCAAGGGTTTCACAGGCAGTGTAGCTGATCTAGCTTTCGCACACCTCAACTCTCCACAGCTTGCCTGCCTGGATGAGGCTGGCAATCTTTTTGTGTGGCGCTTGGCTCTAGTTAAGGGTAAAATTCA AGAAGAGATTTTAGTCCATATCCGGCAGCCAGAGGGCACGGCACTGAACCACTTCCGACGGATCATCTGGTGCCCCTTCATCCCTGAGGAAAGTGAGGACTGTTGTGAGGAAAGTAGCCCAACGGTGGCCCTGCTGCATGAAGACCGG GCTGAGGTATGGGACCTGGATATGCTTCGCTCCAGCCACAGCACCTGGCCTGTTGATGTCAGCCAAATCAAGCAGGGCTTCATTGTGGTAAAAGGCCATAGCACG TGCCTAAGCGAAGGAGCCCTCTCCCCTGATGGCACTGTCCTGGCTACTGCAAGCCATGATGGCTTTGTCAAGTTCTGGCAGATCTACATTGAAGGTCAGGATGAGCCAAG GTGTCTTCATGAATGGAAGCCTCATGAGGGGCGGCCCCTTTCTTGCCTCCTGTTCTGTGATAACCATAAGAAACAGGatcctga GGTCCCATTCTGGAGGTTCCTAATTACCGGCGCTGACCAGAATCGGGAGCTGAAAATGTGGTGCACAGTGTCCTGGACCTGTCTGCAAACCATTCG CTTCTCCCCAGATATCTTCAGCTCAGTGAGTGTACCTCCCAGCCTCAAAGTTTGCTTGGACCTCTCAGCAGAGTATCTGATTCTTAGTGACGTGCAACGAAAG GTCCTCTATGTGATGGAGCTGCTGCAGAACCAGGATGAGGGCCGTGCTTGCTTTAGCTCCATCTCTGAGTTCCTGCTCACCCACCCGGTGCTGAGCTTTGGCATCCAGGTTGTGAGTCGCTGCCGGCTGCGGCACACTGAGGTGCTGCCTGCTGAGGAGGAGAATGACAGTCTGGGGGCTG AGAGTTCCCACGGAGCTGGTGCCTTGGAATCTGCAGCTGGTGTGCTTATCAAGCTTTTTTGTGTGCATACTAA GGCACTGCAAGATGTACAGATTCGCTTCCAGCCACAGCTGAACCCTGATGTGGTGGCTCCACTCCCTACCCACACTGCTCACGAGGACTTCA CATTTGGAGAGTCTCGACCTGAACTAGGCTCTGAGGGGCTAGCTTCAGCTGCTCATGGGTCCCAGTCTGACCTCCGACGCATTGTGGAACTGACTGCACCTGCAGACTTCCTCAGTCTAAGCAATGAGACCAAGCCTAAGTTGATGACACCTGATGCTTTTATGACACCCACCGCTTCCCTGCAGCAG ATCTCTGCGtcccccagcagcagcagtagcagcagcagcagcagcagtagcagcagcagcagcagtagcagcagctcTCTAACAGCCGTGTCCGCTGTGAGCAGCTCCTCAGCTATGGACCCCTCCTTGCCCAG GCCACCTGAGGAGCTGACCTTGAGCCCCAAGCTGCAACTGGATGGCAGCCTGACaatgaacagcagcagcagcctgcag GTATCTACTGCTGCCTCTGCACTATCCTTGGATTTGCAGGAAGTAGAGCCACTGGGGCTACCCCAGGCCTCCCCGAGTCGCACCCGTTCCCCTGATGTGATCTCCTCAGCATCTACTGCCCTGTCCCAGGACATCCCTGAAATTGCCTCTGAGGCCCTGTCCCGTGGCTTTGGCTCCTCTGTTCCTGAGGGCCTCATCGAGCCAGACAGTATGGCCTCAGCTGCCTCAGCACTACACCTATTGTCTCCTCGGCCCAGGCAAGGCCCTGAACTTGGCTCTCAGCTTGGCCTGGATGGAGGCCCTGGGGATGGGGATCGGCACAGTACCCCCTCCCTACTGGAAGCAGCCTTGACCCAGGAGGTTGCAACCCCTGACAGTCAAGTCTGGCCTACAGCACCTGACATTACTCGTGAGACCTGTAGTACACTGACAGAAAG CCCCAGGAATGGCCTCCAGGAAAAGCACAAAAGTCTGGCCTTCCACCGGCCGCCTTACCACCTACTGCAACAACATGACAGTCAGGACACCAGTGCTGAGCAAAG TGACCATGATGATGAGGTTGccagccttgcctctgcctcaggaggtTTTGGCAGCAAAATTCCCACTTCACGGCTGCCTGCCAAGGATTGGAAGACTAAGGGATCCCCTCGGACTTCACCCAAGCTcaagaggaaaagcaagaagGATGATGG GGATTCAGCTGTGGGATCCCGGCTCACAGAGCACCAG TGCTTCTGGCAGGTGACATCACCCCCTGAGGACTGGCCAGCACTAATTTGGCAGCAGCAAATAGAGCTGGCAGAGCTATGGCACAACCAAGAGGAGCTGCTACAGCGTCTTTGTGCCCAACTTGAAGGTCTACAGAGCACTGTCACTGACCATGTAGAACGTGCCCTGGAGACACGGCATGAGCAAGAAC AACGGCGGCTTGAGCGGGCACTGGCTGAAGGGCAGCAGCGGGGTGGACAGCTACAGGAGCAGCTGACGCAGCAGCTGTCCCAGGCACTGTCTTCAGCTGTGGCTGGGCGACTAGAGCGCAGCATAAGGGATGAAATCAAGAAGACAGTCCCTCCAT GTGTCTCCAGAAGTCTGGAGCCTGTGGCAGGCCAACTAAGCAACTCAGTGGCTACCAAACTTACAGCTGTGGAAGGCAACATGAAAGAGAATATCTCCAAACTACTCAAGTCCAAG AACTTGACAGATGCCATTGCCCGAGCAGCTGCAGACACATTACAGGGACCAATGCAGGCTGCCTACCGGGAAGCCTTCCAGAGTGTAGTACTGCCAGCTTTTGAGAAGAGTTGCCAGGCTATGTTCCAGCAAATCAATGACAGCTTTAGACTGGGCACGCAGGAAT ATTTGCAGCAGCTAGAGAGTCACATGAAGAGCCGGAAGGCACGTGAACAGGAAGCTAGGGAACCTGTGCTGGCCCAGCTTCGAGGCCTGGTCAGCACCCTGCAGAGTGCCACTGAGCAGATGGCGGCCACTGTATCCAGCAGTGTTCGGGCTGAGGTGCAACACCAGCTGCATGTGGCTGTGGGCAG cttgcaggagtcaattTTAGCACAAGTGCAACGCATTGTTAAGGGTGAAGTAAGTGTGGCCCTTAAGGAGCAACAGGCTACCGTCACCTCCAGCATCATGCAGGCCATGCGATCAGCTGCCGGCACACCTGTCCCCTCTGCCCACCTCGACTGCCAGGCTCAGCAAGCCCACATCTTGCAGTTACTGCAGCAGGGCCACCTCAACCAGGCCTTCCAGCAG